A window of Ananas comosus cultivar F153 linkage group 4, ASM154086v1, whole genome shotgun sequence contains these coding sequences:
- the LOC109708426 gene encoding uncharacterized protein LOC109708426 codes for MAKNRNKKKKYNGGAVAMDVSDEGARDAPQPMDTSEGKATSTPLLAMNRKIKKAPAKRSKNARKLKAVARAVSKNEKSEEKISKRKHKLLRVQAAKSLYD; via the exons ATGGCGAAGAACaggaacaagaagaagaagtacAACGGCGGAGCCGTCGCCATGGACGTCTCCGATGAAGGCGCTCGTGATGCTCCTCAAC CTATGGATACATCAGAAGGGAAAGCGACGAGTACGCCTCTTCTTGCAATGAATAG aaaaataaaaaaggcacCCGCGAAGAGATCTAAAAACGCCAGAAAGCTAAAAGCCGTTGCTAGAGCAGTCTCCAAGAACGAAAAATCAGAGGAAAAGatctcaaaaagaaaacacaagCTGCTTAGAGTTCAAGCTGCCAAATCCTTGTATGATTGA